From a single Maritimibacter sp. DP1N21-5 genomic region:
- a CDS encoding CinA family protein, giving the protein MDVAALLAACRSKGVRLATAESCTGGMVGAALTDVAGSSDVFDRGFITYSNAAKVAMLGVAEATLDRVGAVSEDVAREMADGALARSDAQIAVSITGIAGPGGSEHKPEGRVCFGLAGAGATWTETVDFGATGRPNVRAAARDHALRLIEGALARI; this is encoded by the coding sequence GTGGACGTCGCAGCCCTCCTCGCCGCCTGCCGGTCCAAAGGGGTGCGGCTTGCCACGGCGGAAAGTTGCACCGGCGGTATGGTCGGCGCAGCCCTGACCGATGTGGCCGGATCGTCCGATGTCTTCGACCGCGGTTTCATCACCTATTCCAATGCCGCGAAAGTCGCGATGCTGGGCGTCGCCGAGGCCACGCTCGACCGGGTCGGTGCGGTGTCCGAGGACGTCGCGCGCGAGATGGCCGACGGCGCGCTTGCGCGCTCGGACGCCCAGATCGCTGTGTCGATCACAGGCATCGCGGGTCCCGGAGGGTCCGAACACAAGCCGGAAGGACGGGTCTGCTTCGGCTTGGCAGGCGCGGGTGCGACCTGGACCGAGACGGTCGACTTCGGCGCGACCGGACGCCCGAACGTGCGCGCGGCGGCGCGCGACCACGCGCTTCGGCTGATCGAAGGCGCACTCGCCCGCATCTGA
- a CDS encoding ammonium transporter produces the protein MNGADTAWIIVATALVLFMSLPGLALFYGGLVRARNVLSVFMHVYAIAALMSILWLMFGYSIAFGDGNAVWGGLGKMFLNGVDADSLSGTLPEVLFFAFQMTFAIITPALIVGAYVERIGFGFVLAFSGLWMLLCYAPVAHWIWGGGFLSDGGIFGETGVRDFAGGIVVHETAGLAAILISVFLGPRKNTKHPPHNPGFVMIGASMLWVGWFGFNGGSQLAADGGAAMAITVTHISAAAASLSWALWEKIKFGRASLVGIVTGTIAGLASITPASGFVGPVAALIIGGVAGILCQEAVNLIRNRLRIDDTLDVFAVHGVGGIFGTIMIAVFGAGSWAAQLGSLAIVGVFTLVVTFVLIKGVSILTRLRVDEETEVNGLDLAVHGERAYDTAS, from the coding sequence ATGAACGGAGCGGATACCGCCTGGATCATCGTGGCGACGGCGCTTGTGCTGTTCATGAGCCTGCCGGGGCTCGCGCTTTTCTACGGAGGACTCGTCAGGGCGCGCAACGTGCTGTCGGTCTTCATGCATGTCTACGCCATCGCGGCGCTCATGAGCATCCTGTGGCTCATGTTCGGCTATTCCATCGCCTTTGGCGACGGCAATGCCGTCTGGGGCGGATTGGGCAAGATGTTCCTCAACGGCGTCGATGCCGACAGCCTTTCGGGGACCTTGCCCGAGGTCCTGTTCTTTGCCTTCCAGATGACCTTCGCCATCATCACGCCCGCGCTGATCGTCGGCGCCTATGTCGAGCGGATCGGCTTCGGCTTCGTTCTGGCCTTCTCCGGCCTCTGGATGCTCCTGTGCTATGCGCCCGTGGCCCACTGGATCTGGGGCGGCGGGTTCCTGTCGGATGGCGGCATCTTCGGAGAGACCGGCGTGCGCGATTTCGCCGGCGGCATCGTGGTTCATGAAACCGCGGGCCTCGCCGCGATCCTGATCTCGGTCTTCCTCGGACCGCGCAAGAACACGAAGCATCCCCCGCACAACCCGGGCTTCGTCATGATCGGCGCTTCCATGCTCTGGGTCGGCTGGTTCGGCTTCAACGGCGGCTCGCAGCTTGCCGCCGACGGCGGTGCGGCCATGGCGATCACCGTCACGCACATCTCGGCGGCTGCCGCGTCGCTGTCCTGGGCGCTGTGGGAGAAGATCAAGTTCGGGCGCGCGTCGCTCGTGGGTATCGTCACGGGGACCATCGCGGGTCTCGCTTCGATCACGCCGGCCTCGGGCTTCGTGGGTCCGGTCGCTGCGCTGATCATCGGTGGCGTCGCGGGCATCCTCTGTCAGGAAGCGGTGAACCTTATCCGCAACCGGCTCAGGATCGACGACACCCTCGACGTCTTCGCGGTGCATGGTGTGGGCGGGATCTTCGGCACCATCATGATCGCGGTCTTCGGGGCCGGGTCCTGGGCCGCGCAACTGGGGTCTCTGGCGATCGTCGGTGTCTTCACGCTGGTGGTGACCTTCGTGCTGATCAAGGGGGTTTCCATCCTGACCCGCCTCCGGGTCGACGAAGAGACCGAAGTGAACGGGCTCGACCTCGCGGTCCACGGCGAGCGCGCCTACGACACGGCGTCATAA
- a CDS encoding metallophosphoesterase, with translation MTSRDLGELSGTVVLWGGALGNLSALMALESEVSRLGVPPDRVICTGDIAGYGAEGATCVDRVRASGWTVVAGNVEEGLATGRADCGCGFDAGSACDRLSGPWWTHAIATIGEGARAWMRGLPDLVAFSHGGKRHAVIHGGQTDRARFLWPVSRQPEFAQEIAAIESAVGPVNAVVAGHCGIAFSRIAAGRHWINAGAIGMPPNNGVPGGQFVVLDGQGAHIRRLNYDPAPSVTAMRRAGLTQGYDRALLSGIWPSQEVLPLTMRRRGAQVEVPEIEGGMPR, from the coding sequence ATGACGTCCAGAGACCTCGGCGAGCTGTCCGGGACCGTCGTCCTGTGGGGCGGCGCGCTTGGCAATCTGTCGGCCTTGATGGCGCTCGAGAGCGAGGTATCGCGCCTTGGGGTCCCGCCGGATCGGGTCATCTGCACCGGCGATATCGCGGGCTATGGCGCCGAAGGGGCGACCTGCGTGGACCGGGTGCGCGCTTCGGGTTGGACCGTGGTCGCGGGCAATGTCGAGGAGGGCCTTGCGACGGGCCGGGCGGACTGCGGCTGCGGCTTTGACGCGGGCAGCGCCTGTGACCGGTTGTCGGGGCCATGGTGGACGCATGCCATTGCGACCATCGGGGAAGGCGCGCGGGCGTGGATGCGCGGGCTTCCCGACCTCGTCGCGTTTTCGCATGGCGGCAAACGCCATGCGGTCATTCACGGCGGGCAAACGGACCGGGCGCGGTTTCTCTGGCCGGTGTCGCGCCAGCCCGAGTTCGCACAGGAAATCGCGGCGATCGAGAGCGCCGTCGGCCCGGTGAACGCCGTGGTGGCGGGACATTGCGGTATCGCCTTTTCCCGGATCGCGGCCGGTCGCCACTGGATCAACGCAGGCGCTATCGGGATGCCGCCCAACAACGGCGTGCCCGGCGGGCAATTCGTCGTGTTGGACGGGCAGGGGGCCCATATCCGACGCTTGAACTACGATCCCGCACCAAGCGTCACGGCGATGCGTCGTGCAGGTCTCACTCAAGGCTACGACAGGGCGCTCCTGTCCGGCATCTGGCCGTCGCAGGAGGTGCTGCCCCTGACGATGCGGCGCCGAGGAGCGCAGGTCGAAGTGCCAGAGATCGAAGGCGGAATGCCGCGGTAA